In Oryza brachyantha chromosome 2, ObraRS2, whole genome shotgun sequence, a single window of DNA contains:
- the LOC102717316 gene encoding uncharacterized protein LOC102717316 isoform X1 has translation MEGFHGGQSACPQSEQHSDHVSDSVEDAISDEDVLAPTRLSLAFAASKEREKENKMVEQDESAIWDEVLEEADELAYVHKVPPSISFLSAGTGKRRKSENKLKFSIRGSSSVSLNVKTENSYVGEQKTSSGVPTNGAPENMMAELMENIKEETEDLPSEFACPTKKANISISELLDNLQDRSASSVGTPFSLHQHTAAKEDKPKVPTSKRTLALLGQRNLEIENPLGHIIGETSSEEEDNVENNLALINKDVKGQTMADIFQQVFNATSMDCSTLPVRSYGRAGYYGRMQQILQMEKDRHAEFLRQYNREQDCLGDSRGITVQILSRSLEGKLTICRCLFMEKSSLPSTGDVSTDCAMDGSSMKRTIIFSPKICDSVDLVAGNIIHIFPPWKEVKVKEETVLLCTYFSRRGR, from the exons ATGGAAGGCTTCCATGGTGGTCAGAGCGCTTGTCCTCAATCTGAGCAACACTCTGATCATGTGTCTGACTCGGTCGAGGATGCAATATCTGATGAG GATGTTCTTGCACCAACAAGACTCTCATTAgcttttgctgcttcaaaagaaagagagaaggaaaacaaaatggtGGAGCAGGATGAATCAGCCATCTGGGATGAAGTTCTGGAAGAAGCTGATGAACTGGCCTATGTTCACAAAGTTCCTCCTAGTATATCATTCCTATCTGCTGGAACAGGCAAAA GGagaaaaagtgaaaacaaGCTCAAATTCTCAATACGTGGATCCAGTTCTGTTTCGTTGAATGTGAAGACTGAAAATTCATACGTTGGGGAGCAAAAAACTTCATCAGGAGTGCCAACAAATGGAGCTCCAGAAAATATGATGGCTGAGCTGATGGAAAATATCAAGGAAGAAACTGAAGATTTGCCCTCAGAGTTTGCCTGTCCAACCAAGAAAGCAAATATTTCAATTTCTGAACTTCTTGATAATCTTCAGGATAGAAGTGCCTCCTCTGTTGGAACACCATTTTCG TTGCACCAACACACCGCAGCTAAGGAAGATAAACCAAAAGTCCCTACTTCGAAGAGAACATTGGCACTTCTAGGTCAGAGGAATCTTGAGATTGAGAATCCCTTGGGGCATATAATTGGTGAAACATCTAGCGAGGAGGAA GACAATGTTGAAAACAACTTGGCTTTGATCAACAAAGATGTGAAGGGGCAAACTATGGCTGATATATTCCAACAAGTATTTAATGCAACAAGCATGGACTGTTCTACACTTCCCGTGAGATCATATGG CAGAGCTGGTTATTATGGACGTATGCAGCAGATTCTGCAGATGGAGAAAGATAGGCATGCTGAGTTCCTAAGACAGTATAACAGAGAGCAAGATTGTTTAG GCGATTCAAGGGGCATTACTGTTCAAATTTTGTCAAGGTCTTTGGAAGGAAAGCTAACCATCTGCCGTTGTTTGTTCATGGAAAAGAGTAGT TTGCCTTCTACAGGCGATGTCTCAACAGATTGTGCTATGGATGGTAGCAGCATGAAGAGGACCATTATCTTCAGCCCCAAGATCTGTGACAGCGTGGATCTTGTAGCAGGAaacattattcatattttcccACCATG GAAAGAAGTCAAGGTAAAAGAAGAGACCGTGCTTCTTTGCACCTACTTCTCCCGTCGTGGACGTTGA
- the LOC102707192 gene encoding pentatricopeptide repeat-containing protein At1g77360, mitochondrial-like produces MPDQRPKRASDPAASPAAKRARDPSAPVFPTYKDAPDLPPKIRLLCEILASSAPNVDAALDDADVRVTSPDVEQVLRFSYAHPRAAVAFFRWAGHRHLSHQHSPYSWNLIVDLLGKNRLFEPMWDTVSSMRTQGLLSLATFASVFSSLAANPGSSPLKAFMELPMYGMRRDTPALNSLLSALCRASRLDDARAAIPVARAEAGTRPDGDSYAILLEGCEAAADPHVAREVFDEMARVIGLDPANVPAYDSFLATLISSGSSTALMEAMDYLAVLHRQRCSPGEKFFRAALAAHLKARELRGAVVLWNDFVGRRGLIPDKEMYSTMIMLQGTLGHPEVIVEYLDEMAFNGVFPDADTYNMVFHFLLKGRKLREASAIFSEMIKNEFWPNEANCSLALRMFLDTRDWDTGIKLWRCMVENGLPPLEESGNMLVSKLKDERLPEACKYAEDMIDRGIKVSSSTMSKLKQCLVKVYKGNIHEHLLRKWKAL; encoded by the coding sequence atgcCTGACCAGCGGCCAAAGCGGGCGTCCgaccccgccgcctcgccggcggcgaagcgcgcgcgcgacccgtccgcgccggTGTTCCCCACGTACAAGGACGCCCCCGACCTGCCCCCAAAGATCCGTCTCCTGTGCGAGATCCTGGCGTCGTCGGCTCCCAACGTCGACGCGGCGCTTGACGACGCCGACGTCCGCGTCACCTCCCCCGACGTCGAGCAGGTGCTGCGCTTCTCCTACGCGCACCCGCGCGCTGCCGTCGCCTTCTTCCGCTGGGCGGGACACCGCCACCTCAGCCACCAGCACTCCCCCTACTCCTGGAACCTCATCGTCGACCTCCTCGGCAAGAACCGCCTGTTCGAGCCCATGTGGGACACCGTCTCCTCCATGCGGACCCAGGGCCTGCTCTCcctcgccaccttcgcctccgtgTTCTCCTCCCTGGCGGCCAACCCCGGCAGCTCCCCTCTTAAGGCGTTCATGGAGCTGCCGATGTACGGCATGCGCCGCGACACGCCGGCGCTCAACTCACTCCTCTCCGCGCTCTGCCGCGCCTCCCGCCTGGACGATGCCCGCGCCGCGATCCCCGTGGCACGGGCCGAGGCCGGCACCCGCCCCGACGGCGACTCCTACGCCATCCTTCTAGAGGGCTGCGAGGCTGCTGCCGACCCTCATGTTGCACGCGAGGTGTTCGACGAGATGGCGCGCGTCATCGGACTCGATCCTGCCAATGTCCCGGCCTATGACTCGTTCCTCGCTACACTGATCTCAAGTGGCTCCTCCACGGCGCTAATGGAGGCGATGGACTACCTCGCCGTCTTGCACCGGCAGAGGTGCTCTCCCGGGGAGAAGTTCTTCCGCGCCGCACTGGCTGCACACCTCAAGGCCCGTGAACtgcgcggcgcggtggtgcTTTGGAACGACTTCGTCGGACGGCGAGGCCTCATCCCAGACAAGGAAATGTACAGCACGATGATCATGCTGCAGGGCACTCTTGGTCATCCTGAGGTGATCGTGGAGTACCTTGACGAGATGGCCTTCAATGGAGTCTTTCCTGATGCGGACACGTACAACATGGTCTTCCACTTCTTGCTGAAGGGGAGGAAGCTCCGGGAGGCATCGGCGATATTTAGCGAGATGATCAAGAACGAGTTTTGGCCCAACGAGGCAAATTGCTCGCTCGCGCTGCGTATGTTCTTGGATACACGAGACTGGGATACAGGGATCAAGCTGTGGAGATGCATGGTGGAGAATGGGCTCCCGCCATTGGAGGAGAGCGGGAACATGCTCGTATCAAAGCTGAAGGATGAGAGGTTACCTGAGGCATGTAAATATGCAGAAGACATGATTGATCGAGGCATCAAAGTGAGCTCGTCCACAATGTCAAAATTGAAGCAATGTCTGGTGAAGGTTTATAAAGGAAATATCCACGAACACCTACTTAGAAAATGGAAGGCACTGTAG
- the LOC102706918 gene encoding heat shock 70 kDa protein 17, whose translation MAPSRLLLFALVAAAVAVVPSAEAAVASIDLGSEWLKVAAVHLAPGRVPIAVAINEMSKRKSPALAALADGNRLAGEEAAGITARHPSKVFARARDLLAKPFPYVQSVAQSLFLPYDLVPDARGAAAVRADDGQVYTIEEIVAMVLHYAAGLAEAHVGAPVRDAVVAVPPYFGQAERRALTQAAQLAGVNVLSLINEHAGAALQYGIDKDFSNESRHVIFYDMGAGSTYAALVYYSAYNAKEFGKTVSVNQFQVKDVRWSFKLGGLEMEMRLVNYFADQFNKQLGNGVDIRQSPKAMAKLKKQVKRTKEILSANTAAPISVESLYNDIDFRSTITREKFEELCEDLWEQALTPVKEVLAHSGMKIDDIYAVELIGGATRVPKLQAKLQEFLGRSDLDKHLDADEAIVLGASLHAANLSDGIKLNRKLGMIDGSTYGFVFEINGPDYVKDESTDQLLVPRMKKMPIKMFRSIRHTKDFDVSVSYEKTSELPPGVTSHKFVEYSVSGLADASEKYSSRNLSAPIKANLHFSLSRSGIISLDRAEAVIEITEWVEVPKKNLTLESNSTSQNLSPEAEAANSTSDSKENLNSESDANKSSAPIEESKAQDIVTEKVLKKRTFRVPLKVVEKTAGAGSILSKELYSEAKSRLETLDKKDAERRRTAELKNSLESYIYSMKEKLEESADILTVSTEQERESFAEKLNEVQDWLYMDGEDAQANEFKERLDQLKAIGDPILFRLSELKARPAACENARLYLTELQKIVKNWESNKPWLPKKRIDEVVSEAEKVKTWLEEEEAVQKSTPVYSPPAFTSEEVYEKVLDLQDKVSSVNRIPKPKPKVEKKPPKEESANKEKTASSESDSKEEPQEAESRETPSESAAPEENQSEPHKAEDSEPEAHDEL comes from the exons atGGCGCCCTcccgtctcctcctcttcgcgctcgtcgcggccgccgtcgccgtcgtcccgtcggcggaagcggcggtggcgagcatCGACCTGGGGTCGGAGTGGCTCAaggtcgccgccgtgcaccTCGCCCCTGGCCGCGTCCCGATCGCGGTGGCCATCAACGAGATGTCGAAGCGCAAGTcccccgccctcgccgcgctcgccgacgGCAACCGCCTggccggggaggaggcggccggcaTCACCGCGCGCCACCCGTCCAAGGTgttcgcgcgcgcgcgggaccTCCTCGCCAAGCCGTTCCCTTACGTGCAGTCCGTCGCGCAGTCGCTCTTCCTCCCCTACGACCTCGTCCCCGATGCGCGCGGTGCCGCCGCGGTCCGCGCGGACGACGGGCAGGTCTACACCATCGAGGAGATCGTCGCGATGGTGCTTCACTACGCTGCTGGGCTCGCGGAGGCGCACGTCGGCGCGCCCGTGCGGGACGCTGTGGTCGCTGTGCCGCCGTACTTTGGGCAGGCCGAGCGCCGGGCCTTGACGCAGGCGGCGCAGCTTGCCGGAGTTAACGTCCTCTCGCTCATCAATGAGCACGCCGGGGCAGCGTTGCAGTACGGGATCGACAAGGATTTCTCGAACGAATCGCGGCATGTTATCTTCTACGACATGGGTGCTGGTAGTACCTACGCCGCGCTGGTGTACTACTCGGCGTACAACGCCAAGGAATTTGGGAAGACGGTATCTGTGAACCAGTTCCAG GTTAAGGATGTTAGATGGAGCTTCAAACTTGGAGGCCTTGAAATGGAGATGCGTCTAGTGAACTATTTTGCAGATCAATTTAATAAGCAGCTTGGTAACGGAGTTGATATCCGCCAGTCTCCCAAGGCAATGGCTAAGTTGAAGAAGCAAGTTAAGCGTACCAAAGAAATTCTGAGTGCAAATACTGCTGCTCCAATTTCAGTTGAATCACTATATAACGATATTGATTTCAG GAGCACCATAACACGCGAGAAATTTGAAGAACTTTGTGAGGATTTATGGGAGCAGGCTCTAACTCCTGTCAAAGAAGTGCTTGCACATTCTGGAATGAAGATTGATGATATCTATGCTGTAGAACTAATAGGAGGAGCTACTCGAGTACCAAAATTGCAG GCTAAGCTGCAGGAATTCCTGGGACGGAGTGACCTGGACAAGCATCTTGATGCAGATGAAGCTATTGTTCTGGGTGCCTCACTGCATGCAGCTAACTTAAGTGATGGAATTAAGTTGAACCGTAAGTTAGGGATGATTGATGGTTCTACTTATGGTTTTGTGTTTGAAATAAATGGCCCAGATTATGTCAAAGATGAAAGCACTGATCAATTACTGGTGCCGAGGATGAAGAAAATGCCAATAAAG ATGTTCAGGTCCATCAGACATACTAAGGATTTCGATGTTTCTGTCAGCTATGAAAAAACTTCTGAACTACCTCCAGGTGTTACATCACACAAATTTGTGGAGTATTCTGTATCAGGACTGGCAGATGCAAGTGAAAA GTATAGTAGCCGCAATTTATCTGCACCCATCAAGGCAAATCTACATTTTTCTTTGAGTAGGAGTGGAATTATTTCCCTTGACAGGGCAGAAGCAGTGATTGAGATAACCGAATGGGTTGAAGTTCCCAAGAAAAATTTGACTCTAGAGAGTAATTCCACCAGTCAGAATTTGTCtccagaagcagaagcagctaATAGTACATCTGACAGTAAGGAGAACTTGAATTCTGAAAGTGATGCAAATAAGTCCAGTGCTCCAATAGAAGAAAGTAAGGCACAAGATATTGTTACAGAGAAAGTGCTCAAGAAAAGAACATTCAGGGTCCCGTTAAAG GTTGTAGAAAAGACGGCTGGTGCTGGATCGATTCTTTCGAAGGAGCTGTATTCTGAAGCAAAATCTAGGTTAGAGACACTTGATAAGAAGGATGCTGAAAGGAGGAGAACTGCTGAACTAAAAAATAGTCTGGAGTCTTACATATACTCTATGAAGGAGAAG CTGGAAGAAAGTGCAGATATTTTGACTGTCTCAACTGAACAGGAGAGGGAATCTTTTGCAGAGAAACTTAATGAG GTACAAGATTGGTTGTATATGGATGGCGAAGACGCTCAAGCAAATGAATTCAAAGAACGGCTCGATCAACTTAAGGCCATTGGTGACCCAATTCTTTTCAG ATTGAGTGAGCTAAAAGCCAGACCAGCGGCTTGTGAAAATGCTAGATTGTATCTTACTGAGCTGCAAAAG ATTGTTAAGAACTGGGAATCGAATAAACCATGGCTCCCAAAAAAGAGGATAGATGAG GTTGTAAGTGAAGCAGAGAAAGTAAAAACTTggttggaggaggaggaggctgtaCAGAAAAG TACCCCTGTCTACAGCCCACCTGCTTTCACATCTGAAGAAGTCTACGAGAAAGTTCTGGACCTACAAGATAAG GTCTCTAGTGTCAATAGGATCCCTAAACCAAAACCCAAGGTAGAAAAGAAACCTCCCAAGGAAGAGTCTGCTAACAAAGAGAAAACTGCCTCTTCGGAATCTGACTCCAAAGAAGAACCCCAAGAAGCTGAATCCAGGGAGACTCCATCAGAATCAGCTGCCCCTGAAGAGAATCAATCTGAACCACATAAGGCTGAAGATTCAGAACCAGAAGCACATGACGAGTTGTGA
- the LOC102717316 gene encoding uncharacterized protein LOC102717316 isoform X3, translated as MEGFHGGQSACPQSEQHSDHVSDSVEDAISDEDVLAPTRLSLAFAASKEREKENKMVEQDESAIWDEVLEEADELAYVHKVPPSISFLSAGTGKRRKSENKLKFSIRGSSSVSLNVKTENSYVGEQKTSSGVPTNGAPENMMAELMENIKEETEDLPSEFACPTKKANISISELLDNLQDRSASSVGTPFSLHQHTAAKEDKPKVPTSKRTLALLGQRNLEIENPLGHIIGETSSEEEDNVENNLALINKDVKGQTMADIFQQVFNATSMDCSTLPVRSYGRAGYYGRMQQILQMEKDRHAEFLRQYNREQDCLGDSRGITVQILSRSLEGKLTICRCLFMEKSSVCVAFYRRCLNRLCYGW; from the exons ATGGAAGGCTTCCATGGTGGTCAGAGCGCTTGTCCTCAATCTGAGCAACACTCTGATCATGTGTCTGACTCGGTCGAGGATGCAATATCTGATGAG GATGTTCTTGCACCAACAAGACTCTCATTAgcttttgctgcttcaaaagaaagagagaaggaaaacaaaatggtGGAGCAGGATGAATCAGCCATCTGGGATGAAGTTCTGGAAGAAGCTGATGAACTGGCCTATGTTCACAAAGTTCCTCCTAGTATATCATTCCTATCTGCTGGAACAGGCAAAA GGagaaaaagtgaaaacaaGCTCAAATTCTCAATACGTGGATCCAGTTCTGTTTCGTTGAATGTGAAGACTGAAAATTCATACGTTGGGGAGCAAAAAACTTCATCAGGAGTGCCAACAAATGGAGCTCCAGAAAATATGATGGCTGAGCTGATGGAAAATATCAAGGAAGAAACTGAAGATTTGCCCTCAGAGTTTGCCTGTCCAACCAAGAAAGCAAATATTTCAATTTCTGAACTTCTTGATAATCTTCAGGATAGAAGTGCCTCCTCTGTTGGAACACCATTTTCG TTGCACCAACACACCGCAGCTAAGGAAGATAAACCAAAAGTCCCTACTTCGAAGAGAACATTGGCACTTCTAGGTCAGAGGAATCTTGAGATTGAGAATCCCTTGGGGCATATAATTGGTGAAACATCTAGCGAGGAGGAA GACAATGTTGAAAACAACTTGGCTTTGATCAACAAAGATGTGAAGGGGCAAACTATGGCTGATATATTCCAACAAGTATTTAATGCAACAAGCATGGACTGTTCTACACTTCCCGTGAGATCATATGG CAGAGCTGGTTATTATGGACGTATGCAGCAGATTCTGCAGATGGAGAAAGATAGGCATGCTGAGTTCCTAAGACAGTATAACAGAGAGCAAGATTGTTTAG GCGATTCAAGGGGCATTACTGTTCAAATTTTGTCAAGGTCTTTGGAAGGAAAGCTAACCATCTGCCGTTGTTTGTTCATGGAAAAGAGTAGTGTATGTG TTGCCTTCTACAGGCGATGTCTCAACAGATTGTGCTATGGATGGTAG
- the LOC102717316 gene encoding uncharacterized protein LOC102717316 isoform X2, translated as MEGFHGGQSACPQSEQHSDHVSDSVEDAISDEDVLAPTRLSLAFAASKEREKENKMVEQDESAIWDEVLEEADELAYVHKVPPSISFLSAGTGKRRKSENKLKFSIRGSSSVSLNVKTENSYVGEQKTSSGVPTNGAPENMMAELMENIKEETEDLPSEFACPTKKANISISELLDNLQDRSASSVGTPFSLHQHTAAKEDKPKVPTSKRTLALLGQRNLEIENPLGHIIGETSSEEEDNVENNLALINKDVKGQTMADIFQQVFNATSMDCSTLPVRSYGAGYYGRMQQILQMEKDRHAEFLRQYNREQDCLGDSRGITVQILSRSLEGKLTICRCLFMEKSSLPSTGDVSTDCAMDGSSMKRTIIFSPKICDSVDLVAGNIIHIFPPWKEVKVKEETVLLCTYFSRRGR; from the exons ATGGAAGGCTTCCATGGTGGTCAGAGCGCTTGTCCTCAATCTGAGCAACACTCTGATCATGTGTCTGACTCGGTCGAGGATGCAATATCTGATGAG GATGTTCTTGCACCAACAAGACTCTCATTAgcttttgctgcttcaaaagaaagagagaaggaaaacaaaatggtGGAGCAGGATGAATCAGCCATCTGGGATGAAGTTCTGGAAGAAGCTGATGAACTGGCCTATGTTCACAAAGTTCCTCCTAGTATATCATTCCTATCTGCTGGAACAGGCAAAA GGagaaaaagtgaaaacaaGCTCAAATTCTCAATACGTGGATCCAGTTCTGTTTCGTTGAATGTGAAGACTGAAAATTCATACGTTGGGGAGCAAAAAACTTCATCAGGAGTGCCAACAAATGGAGCTCCAGAAAATATGATGGCTGAGCTGATGGAAAATATCAAGGAAGAAACTGAAGATTTGCCCTCAGAGTTTGCCTGTCCAACCAAGAAAGCAAATATTTCAATTTCTGAACTTCTTGATAATCTTCAGGATAGAAGTGCCTCCTCTGTTGGAACACCATTTTCG TTGCACCAACACACCGCAGCTAAGGAAGATAAACCAAAAGTCCCTACTTCGAAGAGAACATTGGCACTTCTAGGTCAGAGGAATCTTGAGATTGAGAATCCCTTGGGGCATATAATTGGTGAAACATCTAGCGAGGAGGAA GACAATGTTGAAAACAACTTGGCTTTGATCAACAAAGATGTGAAGGGGCAAACTATGGCTGATATATTCCAACAAGTATTTAATGCAACAAGCATGGACTGTTCTACACTTCCCGTGAGATCATATGG AGCTGGTTATTATGGACGTATGCAGCAGATTCTGCAGATGGAGAAAGATAGGCATGCTGAGTTCCTAAGACAGTATAACAGAGAGCAAGATTGTTTAG GCGATTCAAGGGGCATTACTGTTCAAATTTTGTCAAGGTCTTTGGAAGGAAAGCTAACCATCTGCCGTTGTTTGTTCATGGAAAAGAGTAGT TTGCCTTCTACAGGCGATGTCTCAACAGATTGTGCTATGGATGGTAGCAGCATGAAGAGGACCATTATCTTCAGCCCCAAGATCTGTGACAGCGTGGATCTTGTAGCAGGAaacattattcatattttcccACCATG GAAAGAAGTCAAGGTAAAAGAAGAGACCGTGCTTCTTTGCACCTACTTCTCCCGTCGTGGACGTTGA
- the LOC102717316 gene encoding uncharacterized protein LOC102717316 isoform X4, with translation MVEQDESAIWDEVLEEADELAYVHKVPPSISFLSAGTGKRRKSENKLKFSIRGSSSVSLNVKTENSYVGEQKTSSGVPTNGAPENMMAELMENIKEETEDLPSEFACPTKKANISISELLDNLQDRSASSVGTPFSLHQHTAAKEDKPKVPTSKRTLALLGQRNLEIENPLGHIIGETSSEEEDNVENNLALINKDVKGQTMADIFQQVFNATSMDCSTLPVRSYGRAGYYGRMQQILQMEKDRHAEFLRQYNREQDCLGDSRGITVQILSRSLEGKLTICRCLFMEKSSLPSTGDVSTDCAMDGSSMKRTIIFSPKICDSVDLVAGNIIHIFPPWKEVKVKEETVLLCTYFSRRGR, from the exons atggtGGAGCAGGATGAATCAGCCATCTGGGATGAAGTTCTGGAAGAAGCTGATGAACTGGCCTATGTTCACAAAGTTCCTCCTAGTATATCATTCCTATCTGCTGGAACAGGCAAAA GGagaaaaagtgaaaacaaGCTCAAATTCTCAATACGTGGATCCAGTTCTGTTTCGTTGAATGTGAAGACTGAAAATTCATACGTTGGGGAGCAAAAAACTTCATCAGGAGTGCCAACAAATGGAGCTCCAGAAAATATGATGGCTGAGCTGATGGAAAATATCAAGGAAGAAACTGAAGATTTGCCCTCAGAGTTTGCCTGTCCAACCAAGAAAGCAAATATTTCAATTTCTGAACTTCTTGATAATCTTCAGGATAGAAGTGCCTCCTCTGTTGGAACACCATTTTCG TTGCACCAACACACCGCAGCTAAGGAAGATAAACCAAAAGTCCCTACTTCGAAGAGAACATTGGCACTTCTAGGTCAGAGGAATCTTGAGATTGAGAATCCCTTGGGGCATATAATTGGTGAAACATCTAGCGAGGAGGAA GACAATGTTGAAAACAACTTGGCTTTGATCAACAAAGATGTGAAGGGGCAAACTATGGCTGATATATTCCAACAAGTATTTAATGCAACAAGCATGGACTGTTCTACACTTCCCGTGAGATCATATGG CAGAGCTGGTTATTATGGACGTATGCAGCAGATTCTGCAGATGGAGAAAGATAGGCATGCTGAGTTCCTAAGACAGTATAACAGAGAGCAAGATTGTTTAG GCGATTCAAGGGGCATTACTGTTCAAATTTTGTCAAGGTCTTTGGAAGGAAAGCTAACCATCTGCCGTTGTTTGTTCATGGAAAAGAGTAGT TTGCCTTCTACAGGCGATGTCTCAACAGATTGTGCTATGGATGGTAGCAGCATGAAGAGGACCATTATCTTCAGCCCCAAGATCTGTGACAGCGTGGATCTTGTAGCAGGAaacattattcatattttcccACCATG GAAAGAAGTCAAGGTAAAAGAAGAGACCGTGCTTCTTTGCACCTACTTCTCCCGTCGTGGACGTTGA